A stretch of the Uranotaenia lowii strain MFRU-FL chromosome 3, ASM2978415v1, whole genome shotgun sequence genome encodes the following:
- the LOC129753978 gene encoding uncharacterized protein LOC129753978 — MTNRYLSLISMVVLVFAPSWKGGVQGSITAYYKAASDCVKFLGICESRLDQYNQFSFPPDRDTMCFVRCVGLVFDVWNDQNGTNWCGLEYKLDPLSEQQTKQCIQHKMAIIDPLDVCARAYYSLRCFRGHIRDILAGHSTMSYDHHALAPFGDSAPAAGHVSSSCGCSSCTSGTGTCTGSFTPLPVCQLIDALDTCIGICGFQSLNFCSDDGEIFPDCPAAHCTIQCALKRTKVYSDQKGILVDNLYTQLGRCETYESFRGRLENCFRRRRQPPGTCAEAVAFRQYFTCVQPDYARFFAGNYAELANVQSFKKYCY, encoded by the coding sequence ATGACAAACCGTTACCTGTCTCTGATATCAATGGTGGTTCTAGTTTTTGCTCCCTCTTGGAAGGGTGGCGTTCAGGGGTCGATTACGGCGTACTATAAGGCGGCCTCCGATTGCGTGAAGTTCCTGGGAATTTGTGAGTCCAGGTTGGACCAGTACAACCAGTTTAGTTTCCCTCCGGATCGGGATACGATGTGCTTTGTGCGATGCGTTGGGCTGGTCTTTGATGTCTGGAACGATCAGAATGGAACCAACTGGTGCGGATTGGAGTACAAATTGGATCCGCTGAGTGAGCAGCAAACCAAACAGTGCATCCAGCATAAGATGGCCATCATCGACCCGTTGGATGTTTGTGCTAGGGCTTACTACTCGTTGCGGTGCTTCCGGGGACACATAAGGGACATCTTGGCCGGTCATTCGACGATGTCCTACGATCATCATGCACTGGCACCTTTCGGGGATTCTGCTCCCGCAGCTGGCCACGTGTCGAGCTCTTGTGGATGCAGCAGTTGCACCAGTGGAACCGGAACCTGTACCGGAAGTTTCACTCCTCTTCCGGTTTGTCAGCTGATTGATGCCCTGGACACTTGCATCGGTATCTGCGGATTCCAGTCGCTGAACTTCTGCTCAGATGATGGTGAAATCTTCCCGGATTGCCCGGCTGCTCACTGTACCATCCAATGTGCCCTCAAAAGGACCAAAGTCTACAGCGATCAGAAGGGCATTTTGGTGGACAATCTGTACACCCAGCTGGGTCGTTGTGAAACTTACGAATCGTTCCGAGGACGTTTGGAGAACTGCTTCCGTCGCAGGAGACAACCCCCGGGCACTTGCGCCGAAGCTGTTGCCTTCCGCCAGTATTTTACCTGTGTCCAGCCAGATTACGCTCGGTTCTTTGCCGGAAACTACGCCGAACTAGCCAATGTCCAAAGCTTTAAGAAGTACTGTTACTAG
- the LOC129753977 gene encoding general odorant-binding protein 45-like yields MAQSWVRITTVALLGVLVCPSQALVNEALLNAQATCVEYLGISKNRLTQYNISVYPPDRDTMCMIRCAGIMLGFWDDEKGLQVDGIRQFYPNGCDAAAFTQRVLHCAERKVATCSSSDACAKAYYSFRCVLRKQDHPTPGNSVAEKLTPEKFGKAQITCSKILRIPGNHLKLYKQGIFPDDAETRCLFRCLGIRLDLYSDTEGPYLERLHDLFAEHQPLEEFKSRARLCIEANRPLIKDNCTAAYRNLYLCFREHFNAFTLRNRQALLSTGQTCTASQPDPHTEALLYNDDI; encoded by the coding sequence ATGGCTCAGAGCTGGGTTCGGATTACGACGGTCGCCTTGTTGGGTGTTTTGGTTTGTCCATCACAGGCGCTAGTTAACGAGGCGTTGCTGAATGCTCAGGCGACTTGCGTGGAGTATTTGGGGATTTCGAAAAACCGTCTGACCCAGTACAACATCAGCGTTTATCCTCCGGATCGGGATACGATGTGTATGATCCGTTGTGCCGGGATCATGTTGGGGTTCTGGGATGATGAGAAGGGTCTTCAGGTGGATGGAATTCGGCAGTTCTATCCAAACGGGTGTGACGCAGCTGCCTTCACTCAGAGGGTGCTGCACTGTGCTGAACGAAAAGTGGCCACCTGCAGTTCATCAGATGCCTGTGCCAAAGCCTATTACTCGTTCCGATGCGTCCTAAGGAAACAAGATCATCCCACTCCCGGAAACAGTGTTGCCGAGAAACTTACTCCAGAAAAGTTCGGAAAAGCTCAAATCACCTGTTCGAAAATCCTCAGAATTCCAGGGAACCATCTCAAACTTTACAAGCAAGGAATCTTCCCGGATGATGCGGAAACCCGGTGCTTGTTCCGTTGCTTGGGAATCCGACTGGATTTATACAGTGATACCGAGGGACCGTATCTGGAACGACTTCACGACCTGTTTGCTGAACACCAGCCGCTGGAAGAGTTCAAGAGCCGAGCTAGGCTTTGCATCGAAGCCAATAGGCCGCTGATCAAGGATAACTGTACGGCTGCCTACCGGAATCTGTATCTGTGCTTCCGGGAGCACTTCAATGCGTTTACCCTCAGGAATCGACAGGCGCTGCTTTCGACGGGGCAGACCTGCACGGCGTCGCAACCGGATCCACATACTGAGGCGTTGTTGTATAATGACGATATTTAA